In Limosilactobacillus sp. WILCCON 0051, a single window of DNA contains:
- a CDS encoding SDR family oxidoreductase, which translates to MKKAALITGSYGGLGTRFANIHASNGGDLVLVGRNQKKLDQQAAELKHQYQIEVHTIAVDLSQSDAAQNIFDTCQENHWEIEYLINNAGFGGQGEFIKRTMEQDMSMIAVNIETPTRLCKLFLPEMVKRGHGKVLNVSSTAAVMPGPLQAVYYATKAYMTSFTEALWRELKDTGVTATVLMPGAMSTGFASAGSLGDTALFAKAVDPTPVAQAGYNGMMNGKMAVTAGLVGSQKIFLPMSPLMPKKMLMNSVYNMQLPGSAKK; encoded by the coding sequence ATGAAAAAAGCAGCATTGATTACTGGTTCATACGGTGGCTTAGGAACGCGTTTTGCCAACATTCACGCTAGCAATGGCGGAGATCTGGTTTTAGTTGGTCGTAATCAGAAAAAACTTGATCAGCAGGCAGCGGAACTGAAACATCAGTATCAAATCGAAGTTCACACGATCGCCGTTGACCTTTCTCAAAGCGATGCTGCTCAGAATATCTTTGACACGTGCCAAGAAAATCACTGGGAGATTGAATATCTGATCAACAATGCCGGCTTTGGCGGGCAGGGCGAGTTCATCAAGCGGACGATGGAACAAGACATGTCCATGATTGCCGTTAACATTGAAACGCCGACGCGGCTCTGCAAGCTTTTCCTCCCCGAAATGGTTAAGCGCGGCCATGGCAAGGTATTGAACGTCTCCTCAACAGCAGCTGTGATGCCAGGACCGCTGCAGGCTGTCTACTACGCTACCAAGGCCTACATGACCAGCTTTACGGAAGCTTTGTGGCGTGAGCTTAAAGACACTGGGGTTACGGCAACCGTTCTGATGCCGGGTGCCATGAGTACTGGATTTGCCAGTGCCGGCAGTCTTGGCGACACGGCGCTGTTTGCCAAGGCGGTTGACCCGACACCGGTTGCCCAGGCCGGCTATAATGGCATGATGAACGGCAAAATGGCGGTAACGGCTGGCTTGGTTGGCTCACAAAAGATCTTTTTGCCAATGTCGCCACTGATGCCAAAGAAGATGCTGATGAACAGCGTCTACAACATGCAGCTGCCGGGCAGTGCCAAAAAATAA
- a CDS encoding C69 family dipeptidase: MEHFGSFHSSCTAMLVGKKATIDGSTIIARDEDGESGINQKTFKVFPARDYDEEFVSEYSGVKIPLHGHGCRFTATPNAQENEIKGRWDEQGINEYNVAMSATETEGTNARCLGHDPLVKNGIDEDSMLYLVLPFIKTAREGVARLGKLIEQYGTGECNGIAFADQDEVWYFETGAGHQWAAQRIPDDCYAICPNIMVIEEIDFNDSDNFMFASTLKSFVEKNHLNPDPTTFNYRNIFGTQSEADSYYNTPRTWYGQKLFNPSIEQDPTSQNMPFLRRPEKKIAIEDVEAFLSSHYNGTPYDPMGTFASGTREEQRKFRSISLDRNQSSCILQIRNHVPKEFAAIQWINFGFYCYSPYVPFYTNISDTPANYQKAGAEVDTNSAYWMYKTLAVVVEPRYHKFINEVNEYRDSCQSFGLQRIDQIDQQAAELEVDELNNFLTKANLQTAAEVTKRTHALLSSLIKQSLLDSKYQFELGDNL, from the coding sequence ATGGAACATTTTGGTTCATTTCATTCTTCATGCACGGCAATGCTGGTTGGAAAAAAGGCAACAATTGATGGTTCAACCATAATTGCTCGTGATGAAGACGGCGAAAGCGGCATTAACCAAAAAACTTTCAAAGTCTTTCCGGCTCGCGACTATGATGAAGAGTTCGTTTCTGAATACTCAGGCGTTAAAATCCCGCTCCACGGTCATGGCTGTCGCTTTACCGCTACACCAAACGCTCAGGAAAATGAGATCAAAGGGCGCTGGGACGAACAGGGCATCAATGAATACAACGTGGCAATGAGTGCTACCGAAACTGAAGGTACCAACGCCCGCTGCCTAGGCCACGATCCATTGGTCAAAAACGGCATCGACGAGGATTCAATGCTGTATCTGGTGCTGCCGTTTATCAAAACTGCTCGAGAAGGCGTGGCCCGGCTTGGTAAGCTGATCGAACAATATGGAACCGGCGAGTGCAACGGTATTGCCTTTGCCGATCAAGATGAGGTCTGGTACTTTGAAACCGGTGCTGGTCATCAATGGGCCGCTCAACGCATTCCAGATGACTGTTATGCCATCTGTCCCAACATTATGGTAATTGAGGAAATCGACTTTAACGATTCCGACAATTTCATGTTTGCATCAACTTTAAAGTCATTCGTCGAAAAAAATCACCTGAATCCTGACCCAACGACCTTTAACTATCGCAACATCTTCGGGACGCAAAGCGAGGCCGACAGCTACTATAACACGCCTCGAACCTGGTATGGACAAAAGCTGTTCAATCCATCCATTGAACAGGATCCAACCAGTCAAAACATGCCATTCCTGCGGCGGCCAGAAAAAAAGATCGCGATTGAAGACGTGGAGGCCTTTCTTTCTTCCCATTACAATGGCACGCCATACGATCCGATGGGAACTTTTGCTTCGGGAACCAGGGAAGAGCAGCGCAAATTCCGCTCAATCTCACTTGACCGTAATCAAAGCTCCTGCATTCTGCAGATTCGCAATCACGTACCAAAAGAATTTGCCGCTATCCAATGGATCAATTTTGGCTTCTACTGCTACAGTCCATACGTACCGTTTTATACCAACATTTCCGACACGCCAGCCAACTACCAAAAAGCTGGTGCCGAGGTCGATACCAACAGTGCCTATTGGATGTATAAAACACTGGCCGTTGTCGTTGAACCGCGCTATCACAAATTTATCAATGAGGTCAACGAGTATCGCGATAGCTGTCAAAGCTTTGGCCTGCAGCGAATTGACCAGATCGACCAGCAGGCGGCTGAACTTGAAGTAGATGAGCTGAACAACTTCCTTACCAAAGCCAATCTGCAAACGGCCGCTGAGGTTACCAAGCGAACTCACGCGCTGCTCAGCAGTCTGATCAAACAATCGCTGCTTGACTCCAAGTATCAGTTTGAACTTGGCGACAATCTATAA
- a CDS encoding LTA synthase family protein → MKRLSKLVNTRIGFFALLVFLFWIKTLIAYFTDFKLGAQGLVQYLIVLINPLGTTLLLFGLAFYFKRSRFFYPVLMGIDIANTLLLYLNVIYYREFTDFMTIATMTGYSKVNQGLSGSSLALTNLHDVFYWLDIVVILLLMLFRKIKFDPRAFSHRLAFAFTSVSLVVCGLNLMVAEMDRPQLLGRTFDRVYIVKYLGLDAFTGYDLVKSEHVSQMRKSATKSQLKTVEKFTKEHYAAPNKKLFGIAKGRNVIVIHLESFQQFLIDKKINGQEVTPFLNSLYHGQDTYAFSNFFNQVGQGKTSDAENMLETSTYGLSQGSLFATLGNDNTFQAAPAILKQRAGYTSAVFHGNVASFWNRNNVYKNLGYQYFFDASYFDTSGDKATGYGLKDKLLFADSIKYLQHLQQPFYVKYLTVTNHFPFDLDDEDKDSNFTTTNTGSSTVDNYFVTAHYLDQSLQEFFSYLDKTGLAKKSIIMIYGDHYGISNSENKNLASVLGKNADDWSDFDNVQMQRVPLMFVIPGSGGHGGIYSTYGGEIDVLPTLLHLLGISTKRYIQFGTDLFSSQHDQVVALRNQDFVTPKYTSISGKIYLNSTGKLAKLTKQEKKQLRADQKKVSEELALSDSLNEKNLLRFYHPKGFKTVNPKDYNYANGLQKEKKIEKSKGIQSTSIFSKNNDKTTTDSYSTNAPEQGHSATSSNRIKITNPDGNGN, encoded by the coding sequence ATGAAACGATTAAGCAAACTCGTGAACACCAGGATTGGCTTTTTTGCACTCTTGGTGTTCCTTTTTTGGATTAAAACCTTGATTGCCTACTTCACTGACTTTAAATTAGGCGCTCAAGGCTTGGTTCAATATCTAATCGTCCTGATCAATCCACTGGGAACCACCCTGCTATTGTTTGGTCTGGCATTTTACTTTAAGCGATCGCGCTTTTTCTATCCCGTTTTAATGGGAATCGACATTGCCAATACGCTGCTATTATATTTAAACGTTATCTACTACCGTGAGTTTACGGACTTTATGACGATTGCCACCATGACCGGCTATTCAAAAGTCAACCAGGGGCTTAGCGGCAGTTCTTTGGCATTGACCAATCTGCATGACGTTTTTTATTGGCTCGATATTGTCGTCATCCTGCTCTTGATGCTCTTTAGAAAGATTAAGTTTGATCCCCGCGCTTTTTCGCATCGGCTGGCATTTGCCTTCACCTCAGTTTCATTGGTCGTCTGCGGCTTGAATCTGATGGTGGCGGAAATGGATCGGCCACAGCTTCTAGGACGGACGTTTGATCGCGTCTACATCGTTAAGTACCTGGGGCTGGATGCCTTTACCGGTTATGACCTGGTTAAATCAGAGCACGTCAGTCAAATGCGTAAGAGTGCCACCAAATCTCAGCTCAAGACCGTTGAGAAATTTACCAAGGAGCATTATGCCGCGCCGAACAAGAAACTGTTTGGAATTGCCAAGGGCCGCAACGTAATCGTTATTCACCTGGAAAGCTTCCAACAGTTCTTGATCGATAAAAAAATCAATGGTCAAGAAGTTACGCCATTTTTAAATTCGCTGTATCACGGTCAAGACACCTATGCCTTCTCCAATTTCTTCAATCAGGTTGGCCAAGGCAAGACCTCGGACGCGGAAAACATGTTGGAAACCAGCACGTATGGACTTTCGCAGGGTTCACTGTTTGCAACGCTGGGCAATGACAACACCTTCCAGGCTGCTCCCGCTATTTTGAAGCAGCGGGCTGGCTATACCTCAGCTGTTTTCCATGGCAACGTCGCCAGCTTCTGGAACCGCAACAATGTCTACAAGAACCTCGGCTATCAATACTTCTTTGATGCCAGCTATTTCGACACGTCCGGCGACAAGGCAACCGGCTATGGCTTAAAGGACAAGCTGCTGTTTGCTGATTCAATCAAGTATCTGCAGCACCTGCAGCAGCCATTCTATGTTAAGTACTTAACGGTTACCAACCATTTCCCATTTGATCTTGACGATGAGGATAAAGACTCCAATTTCACGACAACGAATACTGGATCATCAACCGTCGACAACTACTTCGTTACCGCGCACTATCTTGATCAGTCGCTGCAGGAGTTCTTTAGCTATCTTGATAAGACCGGTCTGGCCAAGAAATCAATCATCATGATCTATGGTGACCATTATGGGATCTCTAATTCGGAAAACAAGAACCTGGCCAGCGTCTTAGGCAAGAATGCTGACGACTGGTCCGACTTTGACAACGTTCAGATGCAGCGGGTGCCGCTGATGTTCGTTATTCCAGGATCTGGTGGTCACGGCGGCATCTACAGTACCTATGGCGGCGAGATCGACGTTCTGCCAACGCTGCTGCATCTACTAGGAATCAGCACCAAACGCTATATCCAGTTTGGAACTGATCTGTTCAGTTCACAGCATGATCAAGTCGTTGCCCTGCGCAATCAAGACTTTGTGACGCCGAAGTACACCAGTATCAGCGGCAAGATCTACCTCAACTCGACTGGCAAGCTGGCCAAGCTGACCAAGCAGGAGAAAAAGCAGCTGCGGGCCGATCAAAAGAAGGTCTCTGAAGAACTGGCCCTGTCAGATTCGCTTAACGAAAAGAATCTGCTGCGCTTCTATCATCCAAAAGGCTTTAAGACCGTCAATCCAAAAGACTACAACTACGCCAACGGATTACAGAAAGAAAAGAAGATTGAAAAGTCCAAGGGCATTCAATCAACCAGCATCTTCTCCAAGAACAACGACAAGACCACTACCGACAGCTATAGCACCAACGCCCCTGAACAGGGACATTCTGCTACGAGTTCCAACCGAATCAAGATCACCAATCCTGATGGCAATGGCAATTGA
- a CDS encoding phosphoglycerate mutase family protein, with amino-acid sequence MKKLNVYLVRHGQTYYNIYNKLQGWSNSPLTQKGMQDARNAGEKLAKIHFDAAFCSDTTRAEVTIQTILDMNQADSVKQPITAPFFREEFYGYFEGANMDEAWYLAGAPHGLPTFKAIVEKYSIGQAKDWLKDADPFHHAENNTEYWARVDQGIDLIRHSEVPDDANILWVSHGNTLLSLMERFGQGKYDLTVRPENGSLTKLILTDDDVEVEYYNQK; translated from the coding sequence TTGAAAAAATTGAATGTCTATCTGGTACGGCATGGTCAGACGTACTACAACATCTATAACAAGCTGCAGGGCTGGAGCAATTCGCCGTTGACGCAAAAAGGGATGCAGGATGCGCGCAATGCCGGAGAAAAGCTGGCCAAGATTCATTTTGATGCAGCTTTTTGCAGCGACACTACCCGCGCTGAAGTAACGATCCAGACAATTCTGGATATGAATCAGGCTGACTCGGTCAAGCAGCCAATAACGGCACCATTCTTTAGAGAAGAATTCTATGGCTATTTTGAAGGAGCCAATATGGATGAGGCCTGGTATCTGGCAGGAGCGCCGCATGGTTTACCAACTTTTAAGGCAATCGTTGAAAAATACAGTATTGGTCAGGCCAAAGACTGGCTAAAGGATGCTGATCCATTCCATCATGCCGAAAACAATACTGAATACTGGGCCCGCGTTGATCAGGGAATTGATCTGATTCGGCACTCAGAGGTACCAGATGACGCCAATATTCTCTGGGTCAGTCATGGCAATACGCTGCTTAGCCTGATGGAGCGTTTTGGCCAGGGCAAGTACGATCTGACGGTTCGACCGGAAAACGGCAGTCTGACTAAGCTGATTCTGACTGATGATGACGTTGAGGTTGAATACTATAACCAAAAATAG